One window from the genome of Alosa alosa isolate M-15738 ecotype Scorff River chromosome 15, AALO_Geno_1.1, whole genome shotgun sequence encodes:
- the usp2a gene encoding ubiquitin carboxyl-terminal hydrolase 2a isoform X1, whose translation MSRVSSTAKRYGTSYTSHYSSYGSSLMPSLSSYSERDKLPYKSSSSGYSSSNYLSSSRTRNYSSSSEPDRGRPIPRTDLLGGRRSESLSRTPVKTYGSSGLSGGAGYSSYSYSSPTQSSYLSTSPPVASASSTAASSSGISLSRRRSVSQSDLSRDLSLLGLSESSSSSSSLRQAYRSRGSEAADSYGTSSTSARSSYGLSRSSTQDAISSSSSSSGLKSSSGRFTSSWERSSSGRSSSPSRDSTNSKSAQGLVGLRNLGNTCFMNSILQCLSNTQNLRDYCLHNSHRRDLNNNNRTNTALMEEFAKLIQTLWTSSGSEAVSPSEFKTQIQRYAPRFVGYNQQDAQEFLRFLLDGLHNEVNRVTVRPRGSTEDFDHLPDEEKGKKMWSKYLEREDSKIVDVFVGQLKSSLTCTECGYCSTVFDPFWDLSLPIAKKGYGEVSLMDCMRLFTKEDVLDGDEKPTCYRCKARRRCTKKFTVQKFPKILVLHLKRFSEARVRTSKLSTFVNFPLKDLDLREFASGSSVDAVYNLYAVSNHSGTTMGGHYTAYCRNPTSGEWYTFNDSRVTPMSSSQVRSSDGYVLFYELASSSRI comes from the exons ATGTCTCGTGTGTCCTCCACGGCTAAGCGCTATGGCACCTCCTATACCAGTCACTACAGCTCATATGGCTCCTCCCTGATGCCCAGCCTGAGCTCGTACAGCGAGCGAGACAAGCTGCCCTACAAGAGCTCCTCGTCCGGCTACAGCTCGTCCAACTACCTGAGTTCCAGCCGCACGCGCAACTACAGCAGCTCGTCCGAGCCCGACAGGGGCCGGCCGATCCCGCGCACCGACCTGCTGGGGGGCCGCCGCAGCGAGAGCCTTAGCCGCACGCCCGTCAAGACCTATGGCAGCTCGGGCCTGAGCGGCGGCGCCGGTTACTCCAGCTACAGCTACTCGTCCCCCACGCAGTCCAGCTACCTCTCCACCTCGCCGCCTGTGGCCAGCGCCTCGTCCACCGCCGCCTCCTCCTCGGGCATCTCGCTCAGCCGGCGCAGGTCGGTGAGCCAGAGCGACCTGTCGCGCGACCTCTCCCTGCTGGGCCTGAGCGAGTCCtcgtccagcagcagcagcctcaggcAGGCCTACCGCAGTCGGGGCAGCGAGGCGGCTGACTCCTATggcaccagcagcaccagcgcCCGCTCCAGCTACGGGCTGTCACGCAGCTCCACGCAGGACGCCatcagtagtagcagcagcagcagcggcctTAAGAGCAGCAGTGGCCGCTTCACCTCCTCCTGGGAGAGGAGCTCCAGTGGCCGCTCCAGCTCTCCATCACGTGACTCCACG AACTCCAAGAGTGCCCAGGGCCTTGTAGGGCTTCGTAATCTGGGGAATACA TGCTTTATGAACTCCATCCTTCAGTGTCTTAGCAACACTCAGAACCTGCGTGACTACTGTCTGCACAACTCCCACCGCAGAgacctcaacaacaacaaccgcACAAACACTGCTCTCATGGAGG AATTTGCCAAGCTCATCCAGACTCTGTGGACGTCCTCAGGTAGCGAGGCGGTCAGCCCGTCTGAGTTTAAAACTCAGATTCAGAGATACGCGCCCCGATTTGTGGGCTATAA TCAGCAGGATGCCCAGGAGTTCCTCCGCTTCTTGCTAGACGGGCTGCACAACGAGGTGAACAGGGTGACGGTGCGGCCGCGGGGCAGCACGGAAGACTTTGACCATTTGCC TGAtgaagagaaagggaagaagaTGTGGAGCAAGTACCTTGAGCGAGAGGACAGCAAAATCGTAG ATGTGTTTGTCGGCCAGCTAAAGAGCTCATTGACATGCACTGAGTGTGGCTACTGTTCCACGGTGTTCGACCCTTTCTGGGACCTCTCCTTACCCATCGCCAAG AAGGGCTATGGAGAGGTGAGTCTGATGGACTGCATGAGACTCTTCACAAAAGAAGATGTGTTGGACGGAGATGAGAAGCCT ACCTGCTACAGGTGTAAGGCCAGAAGAAGATGTACAAAGAAGTTCACTGTACAGAAGTTTCCTAAAATATTAGTGTTAC ATCTGAAGCGTTTTTCTGAAGCCAGGGTCAGAACCAGCAAACTATCCACATTTGTAAACTTCCCACTGAAGGACCTGGACCTTAGAGAGTTTGCCTCTGGAAGCAGTG TTGATGCAGTCTACAACCTGTATGCAGTGTCTAATCATTCAGGCACCACCATGGGAGGCCACTACACAGCCTACTGTCGCAACCCCACGTCAGGAGAGTGGTACACATTCAACGACTCCAG GGTAACGCCAATGTCCTCCAGCCAAGTACGCAGCAGTGATGGCTACGTGCTGTTCTACGAGCTGGCCTCGTCCTCTCGCATCTGA
- the usp2a gene encoding ubiquitin carboxyl-terminal hydrolase 2a isoform X2, protein MSRVSSTAKRYGTSYTSHYSSYGSSLMPSLSSYSERDKLPYKSSSSGYSSSNYLSSSRTRNYSSSSEPDRGRPIPRTDLLGGRRSESLSRTPVKTYGSSGLSGGAGYSSYSYSSPTQSSYLSTSPPVASASSTAASSSGISLSRRRSVSQSDLSRDLSLLGLSESSSSSSSLRQAYRSRGSEAADSYGTSSTSARSSYGLSRSSTQDAISSSSSSSGLKSSSGRFTSSWERSSSGRSSSPSRDSTNSKSAQGLVGLRNLGNTCFMNSILQCLSNTQNLRDYCLHNSHRRDLNNNNRTNTALMEEFAKLIQTLWTSSGSEAVSPSEFKTQIQRYAPRFVGYNQQDAQEFLRFLLDGLHNEVNRVTVRPRGSTEDFDHLPDEEKGKKMWSKYLEREDSKIVDVFVGQLKSSLTCTECGYCSTVFDPFWDLSLPIAKGYGEVSLMDCMRLFTKEDVLDGDEKPTCYRCKARRRCTKKFTVQKFPKILVLHLKRFSEARVRTSKLSTFVNFPLKDLDLREFASGSSVDAVYNLYAVSNHSGTTMGGHYTAYCRNPTSGEWYTFNDSRVTPMSSSQVRSSDGYVLFYELASSSRI, encoded by the exons ATGTCTCGTGTGTCCTCCACGGCTAAGCGCTATGGCACCTCCTATACCAGTCACTACAGCTCATATGGCTCCTCCCTGATGCCCAGCCTGAGCTCGTACAGCGAGCGAGACAAGCTGCCCTACAAGAGCTCCTCGTCCGGCTACAGCTCGTCCAACTACCTGAGTTCCAGCCGCACGCGCAACTACAGCAGCTCGTCCGAGCCCGACAGGGGCCGGCCGATCCCGCGCACCGACCTGCTGGGGGGCCGCCGCAGCGAGAGCCTTAGCCGCACGCCCGTCAAGACCTATGGCAGCTCGGGCCTGAGCGGCGGCGCCGGTTACTCCAGCTACAGCTACTCGTCCCCCACGCAGTCCAGCTACCTCTCCACCTCGCCGCCTGTGGCCAGCGCCTCGTCCACCGCCGCCTCCTCCTCGGGCATCTCGCTCAGCCGGCGCAGGTCGGTGAGCCAGAGCGACCTGTCGCGCGACCTCTCCCTGCTGGGCCTGAGCGAGTCCtcgtccagcagcagcagcctcaggcAGGCCTACCGCAGTCGGGGCAGCGAGGCGGCTGACTCCTATggcaccagcagcaccagcgcCCGCTCCAGCTACGGGCTGTCACGCAGCTCCACGCAGGACGCCatcagtagtagcagcagcagcagcggcctTAAGAGCAGCAGTGGCCGCTTCACCTCCTCCTGGGAGAGGAGCTCCAGTGGCCGCTCCAGCTCTCCATCACGTGACTCCACG AACTCCAAGAGTGCCCAGGGCCTTGTAGGGCTTCGTAATCTGGGGAATACA TGCTTTATGAACTCCATCCTTCAGTGTCTTAGCAACACTCAGAACCTGCGTGACTACTGTCTGCACAACTCCCACCGCAGAgacctcaacaacaacaaccgcACAAACACTGCTCTCATGGAGG AATTTGCCAAGCTCATCCAGACTCTGTGGACGTCCTCAGGTAGCGAGGCGGTCAGCCCGTCTGAGTTTAAAACTCAGATTCAGAGATACGCGCCCCGATTTGTGGGCTATAA TCAGCAGGATGCCCAGGAGTTCCTCCGCTTCTTGCTAGACGGGCTGCACAACGAGGTGAACAGGGTGACGGTGCGGCCGCGGGGCAGCACGGAAGACTTTGACCATTTGCC TGAtgaagagaaagggaagaagaTGTGGAGCAAGTACCTTGAGCGAGAGGACAGCAAAATCGTAG ATGTGTTTGTCGGCCAGCTAAAGAGCTCATTGACATGCACTGAGTGTGGCTACTGTTCCACGGTGTTCGACCCTTTCTGGGACCTCTCCTTACCCATCGCCAAG GGCTATGGAGAGGTGAGTCTGATGGACTGCATGAGACTCTTCACAAAAGAAGATGTGTTGGACGGAGATGAGAAGCCT ACCTGCTACAGGTGTAAGGCCAGAAGAAGATGTACAAAGAAGTTCACTGTACAGAAGTTTCCTAAAATATTAGTGTTAC ATCTGAAGCGTTTTTCTGAAGCCAGGGTCAGAACCAGCAAACTATCCACATTTGTAAACTTCCCACTGAAGGACCTGGACCTTAGAGAGTTTGCCTCTGGAAGCAGTG TTGATGCAGTCTACAACCTGTATGCAGTGTCTAATCATTCAGGCACCACCATGGGAGGCCACTACACAGCCTACTGTCGCAACCCCACGTCAGGAGAGTGGTACACATTCAACGACTCCAG GGTAACGCCAATGTCCTCCAGCCAAGTACGCAGCAGTGATGGCTACGTGCTGTTCTACGAGCTGGCCTCGTCCTCTCGCATCTGA
- the usp2a gene encoding ubiquitin carboxyl-terminal hydrolase 2a isoform X4: protein MRQSYTVTIPEDPPATAFPFLKQDMRRKGSSVSGSVLVSTFVGLLINQAKNSKSAQGLVGLRNLGNTCFMNSILQCLSNTQNLRDYCLHNSHRRDLNNNNRTNTALMEEFAKLIQTLWTSSGSEAVSPSEFKTQIQRYAPRFVGYNQQDAQEFLRFLLDGLHNEVNRVTVRPRGSTEDFDHLPDEEKGKKMWSKYLEREDSKIVDVFVGQLKSSLTCTECGYCSTVFDPFWDLSLPIAKKGYGEVSLMDCMRLFTKEDVLDGDEKPTCYRCKARRRCTKKFTVQKFPKILVLHLKRFSEARVRTSKLSTFVNFPLKDLDLREFASGSSVDAVYNLYAVSNHSGTTMGGHYTAYCRNPTSGEWYTFNDSRVTPMSSSQVRSSDGYVLFYELASSSRI from the exons ATGCGACAGTCATACACGGTAACCATTCCTGAGGATCCACCAGCAACCGCTTTTCCATTCCTGAAGCAAGACATGCGGCGAAAAGGCTCCTCTGTCTCCGGCTCGGTGTTAGTGTCCACTTTTGTGGGGCTTCTCATTAATCAAGCTAAG AACTCCAAGAGTGCCCAGGGCCTTGTAGGGCTTCGTAATCTGGGGAATACA TGCTTTATGAACTCCATCCTTCAGTGTCTTAGCAACACTCAGAACCTGCGTGACTACTGTCTGCACAACTCCCACCGCAGAgacctcaacaacaacaaccgcACAAACACTGCTCTCATGGAGG AATTTGCCAAGCTCATCCAGACTCTGTGGACGTCCTCAGGTAGCGAGGCGGTCAGCCCGTCTGAGTTTAAAACTCAGATTCAGAGATACGCGCCCCGATTTGTGGGCTATAA TCAGCAGGATGCCCAGGAGTTCCTCCGCTTCTTGCTAGACGGGCTGCACAACGAGGTGAACAGGGTGACGGTGCGGCCGCGGGGCAGCACGGAAGACTTTGACCATTTGCC TGAtgaagagaaagggaagaagaTGTGGAGCAAGTACCTTGAGCGAGAGGACAGCAAAATCGTAG ATGTGTTTGTCGGCCAGCTAAAGAGCTCATTGACATGCACTGAGTGTGGCTACTGTTCCACGGTGTTCGACCCTTTCTGGGACCTCTCCTTACCCATCGCCAAG AAGGGCTATGGAGAGGTGAGTCTGATGGACTGCATGAGACTCTTCACAAAAGAAGATGTGTTGGACGGAGATGAGAAGCCT ACCTGCTACAGGTGTAAGGCCAGAAGAAGATGTACAAAGAAGTTCACTGTACAGAAGTTTCCTAAAATATTAGTGTTAC ATCTGAAGCGTTTTTCTGAAGCCAGGGTCAGAACCAGCAAACTATCCACATTTGTAAACTTCCCACTGAAGGACCTGGACCTTAGAGAGTTTGCCTCTGGAAGCAGTG TTGATGCAGTCTACAACCTGTATGCAGTGTCTAATCATTCAGGCACCACCATGGGAGGCCACTACACAGCCTACTGTCGCAACCCCACGTCAGGAGAGTGGTACACATTCAACGACTCCAG GGTAACGCCAATGTCCTCCAGCCAAGTACGCAGCAGTGATGGCTACGTGCTGTTCTACGAGCTGGCCTCGTCCTCTCGCATCTGA
- the usp2a gene encoding ubiquitin carboxyl-terminal hydrolase 2a isoform X5 yields the protein MRQSYTVTIPEDPPATAFPFLKQDMRRKGSSVSGSVLVSTFVGLLINQAKNSKSAQGLVGLRNLGNTCFMNSILQCLSNTQNLRDYCLHNSHRRDLNNNNRTNTALMEEFAKLIQTLWTSSGSEAVSPSEFKTQIQRYAPRFVGYNQQDAQEFLRFLLDGLHNEVNRVTVRPRGSTEDFDHLPDEEKGKKMWSKYLEREDSKIVDVFVGQLKSSLTCTECGYCSTVFDPFWDLSLPIAKGYGEVSLMDCMRLFTKEDVLDGDEKPTCYRCKARRRCTKKFTVQKFPKILVLHLKRFSEARVRTSKLSTFVNFPLKDLDLREFASGSSVDAVYNLYAVSNHSGTTMGGHYTAYCRNPTSGEWYTFNDSRVTPMSSSQVRSSDGYVLFYELASSSRI from the exons ATGCGACAGTCATACACGGTAACCATTCCTGAGGATCCACCAGCAACCGCTTTTCCATTCCTGAAGCAAGACATGCGGCGAAAAGGCTCCTCTGTCTCCGGCTCGGTGTTAGTGTCCACTTTTGTGGGGCTTCTCATTAATCAAGCTAAG AACTCCAAGAGTGCCCAGGGCCTTGTAGGGCTTCGTAATCTGGGGAATACA TGCTTTATGAACTCCATCCTTCAGTGTCTTAGCAACACTCAGAACCTGCGTGACTACTGTCTGCACAACTCCCACCGCAGAgacctcaacaacaacaaccgcACAAACACTGCTCTCATGGAGG AATTTGCCAAGCTCATCCAGACTCTGTGGACGTCCTCAGGTAGCGAGGCGGTCAGCCCGTCTGAGTTTAAAACTCAGATTCAGAGATACGCGCCCCGATTTGTGGGCTATAA TCAGCAGGATGCCCAGGAGTTCCTCCGCTTCTTGCTAGACGGGCTGCACAACGAGGTGAACAGGGTGACGGTGCGGCCGCGGGGCAGCACGGAAGACTTTGACCATTTGCC TGAtgaagagaaagggaagaagaTGTGGAGCAAGTACCTTGAGCGAGAGGACAGCAAAATCGTAG ATGTGTTTGTCGGCCAGCTAAAGAGCTCATTGACATGCACTGAGTGTGGCTACTGTTCCACGGTGTTCGACCCTTTCTGGGACCTCTCCTTACCCATCGCCAAG GGCTATGGAGAGGTGAGTCTGATGGACTGCATGAGACTCTTCACAAAAGAAGATGTGTTGGACGGAGATGAGAAGCCT ACCTGCTACAGGTGTAAGGCCAGAAGAAGATGTACAAAGAAGTTCACTGTACAGAAGTTTCCTAAAATATTAGTGTTAC ATCTGAAGCGTTTTTCTGAAGCCAGGGTCAGAACCAGCAAACTATCCACATTTGTAAACTTCCCACTGAAGGACCTGGACCTTAGAGAGTTTGCCTCTGGAAGCAGTG TTGATGCAGTCTACAACCTGTATGCAGTGTCTAATCATTCAGGCACCACCATGGGAGGCCACTACACAGCCTACTGTCGCAACCCCACGTCAGGAGAGTGGTACACATTCAACGACTCCAG GGTAACGCCAATGTCCTCCAGCCAAGTACGCAGCAGTGATGGCTACGTGCTGTTCTACGAGCTGGCCTCGTCCTCTCGCATCTGA